A stretch of DNA from Canis aureus isolate CA01 chromosome 13, VMU_Caureus_v.1.0, whole genome shotgun sequence:
gtatttatttatttaggagagagagagagatcacagagaaagggagaagcagactccccactgaacagggagcccgatgcaggactcaatcccaggacccaaatatcaagacctgagctgaaggcagacgctcaactggctgagacacccaggggcccctgagcaCTGGATTTAAAGAGtgcaagacaaaaacaaaaaccctgaggCAGGAAAGTACTTGATTGCTTCTAGAAACCAGAAGAAGGCCAGTGTTGTATCTCTGAACcattatgtgcatatatgtgagtgtttgtatgtgtgtgcatgtgtagagACAGAAAAAGGCAAATCCTGATAGCTTTTTAGACTCATTTTTGTAATTTAGCTGAGAGCTGTCCATACAGTTCATCCCAGCTGACCCTCCTTTTTCTTAAAAGGCATTATTGCTGGAGCGCGTTGCCATTGTCCCAGTCAAATGGACGCCCTTGCTGTCCTGCTTATCAATATGAAGAGCAGGAGTCAGTAAACTATGACCAATGGAACAAATCTcgcctgctgcctgtttttgtatggcCAGTGAACtaagaatttttatgtttttaacttgaattttaaaatcaaaataagaaaaacattctgTAACGCATGAaagttatatgaaattcaaatttcagtggaCACAGATGACaatttactggaacacagccatgtgcATTCTTCTAGGTATTGTCTGTAGTTAACTTTCACACAACAGCAAAGGTGAGCAGTTGTGACAGAGACGACATGGCCTGCAAGccaatttttttcaagatagatagattgattgattgattgattgaagagagagaacacagagggagaggaagaagtagtctccatcccaggactgcaggatcctggcctgagctgaagacagacacttaaccgaatgagccacccaggtgccctggcaagccaaaatttttaagagaaaatttacTGACCCTTGGCATAAAACATTACAGAAATGGATCCATCTTTACTGAAATGCTGGCTAGTGTGGGTATAACCCAAATACGTGCACTTCCCAGGGAGgtgagcacagggaggggcacaTTTCGCAGCCCCTCTGCCTGTTGAACcgtattttatatttgaagtcCTTGTGTTAGtgaaggtgtgtgtgtgcctcCTTTGCACAACAGTGTATGTTTCTGGGGGGGGATGTGTGTACAAGGGACAAAGTACAGAgaaagtgtgtatatgtgtgtgtgtttgactcACAGCATCATGAGATGAGGTTGGAAATGTTAAGCAGAGTCAAATCAAAGACCctggtttgaaaaaaataatattaattaattaattaattaattaaaaataaaaagaccctgGTTTGGAGATCTTACTTTACGTGCTTTGGGAAGTTAATTGAAGTCTGTGTGCAAGAAAAAGGACTgatctgattttgcttttttaaacagTCCCTCTGGCTGTGGCGTGGATGGCAGGCTGTAGAGGGCAAGGGTAGAAGCAGGAAGCGGGACAGCATCACCACGGTCcagcagagaaagaaagcagcttGAACTACAGAGAAGTGGGTGAGCCTGAGACTTATTCtggaaacaaatgaacagaaattgCTGATGAATTAGATGTGAGggtaaaagaaagggaagaaatactACACTGAAATAAGCTCTGCCCAGGGGGGAAAAAATAGTTCTTAGGCATTTAATTCAAGGACCAATTATTAGATTGTTGAGCAGATGctttttcctaaaatgaaatttCAGAAATAGAGCAAAACAACTCTGGTCAAAAATGCTAATCACTATTTGTTATCAATTACTATTAGTAGCTATTGTTTTTTATCAAATTCAGTTACCTTCCTCTAAATTGGTATTAGACTTATagacttaatctttttttttttttttttttggagtctaTCAAGGACCTTCACCCCTAGCAGAATGCTTTCTGTGTGTCCCTGTTTTCATCCTTTACCAATGAGTGGCCGCCTGTGACTACAGCGCAACCTTGAAAACACAGCGCAGGGGACACTTCAGAAAAGGCGAAGTGCTTAGTGTCCTCAGACACGAGTGAAGCTGGGACAGAGCAactttatttgggggagggggtgaaagaaaaaaaaaaacatccaaaatttATTCTCCAACAAGACAGACAGCATCAGCAGGTAAAAACTACAGGGGTTACACTCTCTATTGTCTGCTTCCAACTCCCCTTCTTAAATGATCCCTGTGTAGTCTCAGAATTTTTTGGAGACAAATGAATTtaaaggcagaaaaggaaaagacttcTAGGAAATGGAAGTTCTTGTGCGTGAATCTAGCAGAGTCCATTAAACCCCATTCCAGTTTATATATGTTAAATAGAGTCGGGTAAGTCTGTGGACATTTTATCAGCACCAAAAATCCCCCTGCCATCAGAATCAGAAGATCCTGAGTTTAAAATGACCCAAAGAAGgtcttaaaaaatatctatttattagggcacctgggtggctcagtggttgagtgtctgccttcagttcaggtcatgatccccgagtcctgggatcgagtcccacatcaggctccccatagggagcctgcttctccctttgcttgtgtctctgcctctgtatgtctctcacaaataaataaatagacatctttctaaaaataataagtatttactgTGTTATAACTGCCCTAGTCTcatccctctcccagcacctgcacacacacaaattgtaTTCTTACTCAGTCCCAACTCTCTAAGCGCCCACACCAGTACCCGAGAAGGAGCGTGTGCTGGTTCTTTTACTCTTGGTCCTATAGTTTCCTCAGAACTTGACAACTCACAGtaagaaattcttagaaaaaaataaaaataaataaaaataaaaaagaaatacttagaaattattAAGAGTAGTAAGAAATTATTATTCCTTGTGCCtaatttcaaaaagcaaaatatggATTTAATAtaaaagcaggggtgggggacacagaTTCTCTGTTGCTCAACCACTTTGTCTTGAGGTCATCCTAAGTAATTACTGAGGAATGGAATAAGATTTTAGCTTTGCATCCCCTACAAATCACCATTACTTAGAATTCCATGTTATTAATAATATCCATAGTTTGCATTATTAGACTAGAATTATATCTACAATAGTAGACTGGGAAAATTCATATCTCTTTTTCAGGTAAACACAGACCAGTTTCAACGTGGCCATTGACAATTTCCTCACGTTGGGCAACTGTGGATGGCCGTCTAAATTGCTCTTTTAACACAACAGGAACTAAGGCTAATTCCCTCCAGTTGGCTTGAGTGTTTTTTACACAAGAAATTggtatataatattaaattaataatttaatcatTTGGTTTTAAATAAGGCCAGTTTCAAAAATCATGTAAAAGAAGTCATTCAAAAACTTCCACGTTTGTGCTACATAACTTGTTTCTCAGTTTCTGCCACAAATGCAATGATGTCACCtctttaaaactagaaaaaaactcCATTTTGTAAGAATAGGTAGGTAGGTCCATTTTGTAAgaataggtaggtaggtagacagAAACTCTATTAAATATAAGGTCTAATATAATCTTAAAACACCTCTACAACACTGTCCTTCAAGATCGTATCAATTCTAACCAAAGTTATCTTGAGGCCACAGTGAAAATGTCGATGAGAGTAAAAAGCAACCCAGTTCAGTActtgtttcaaagaaaaaaatgtaactattaaCATAtaggactttattttctttcccaggATGGTTTAAATATAACCTGGGCCCCCAGCTGTCCTTACACTGCCATCCAATAATGTAATCATCTGTTCACGCTCCCAGACCCATGAAAGTCTCCAGCACCACCAACACGTCCAGCACCATCTCCAGCTTCATCCTCCTGGGCTTCCCTTGCTCCAGAGAGGGGCAGCTCCTCCTCTTTGGGCTGTTCTCCGTTCTCTACCTCCTCACCCTCATGGGCAACGGGTCTATCATCTGTGCCGTGTGCTGGGACCAGAGACTCCACACTCCCATGTACATCCTGCTCGCCAACTTTTCCTTCCTAGAGATCTGGTACGTCACCTCGACTGTCCCCAACATGCTGGCCAACTTCCTCTCTGACACCAAGGTCATCTCCTTCTCCGGGTGCTTTCTCCAGTtctactttttcttctccttggGTTCTACAGAATGTTTTTTCTTGGCTATTATGGCGTTTGATCGGTACCTTGCCATCTGCCGGCCTCTACACTACCCAACCATTATGACAGGACGTCTCTGCGCCAGGCTTGTGGTCAGTTGCTGGGTACTTGGTTTCTTCTGGTTCTTGAttcccatcatcatcatctcccaAATGTCCTTCTGTGGATCCAGGATCATTGACCACTTCCTATGTGATCCAGGTCCTCTTCTAGCACTCACTTGCAAAAAAGCTCCTGTGGTAGAGCTTGTCTTCTCCACTCTAAGTCCTCTGCCCCTCATTATTCCCTTTCTCTTCATCATGGGATCCTACACTCTGGTCCTAAGAGCAGTCCTGAAAGTCCCTTCCACAGCTGGACGAAGAAAGGCTTTCTCCACCTGTGGGTCTCATCTGGCCGTGGCTTCACTGTTCTATGGCTCAGTGATGGTCATGTATGGGAGCCCAACATCTGAGCATGAAGCTGGAACACAGAAGATCGTCACTCTGTTTTATTCTGTAGTGACCCCACTCCTTAATCCTGTGATATACAGTCTTAGGAACAAAGATATGAAGCATGCCCTGAAGAAACttctgggaatataaaaaagtgTTCATCAATAAAGGCTCTTGGGAAATTTGAGCCCAATattatatttaacttatttataaaattgtacttaatttattttcaggttaaaaaactagtttttttatttatttgaatatagttgacatacaatattacagTAGTTTGGGGTATATAATTTAGcaatttgacaagtttatacgtTATGCTATGGTCATCACAAGTGcagctatcaaaaaaaaatttttaaaagaaataagtgtagctatcatctgtGTCATTATATCACTATTACACCGTCATTGATTGTATTCCTCATGCTCTGGCTTTTTATTCCTGCAACTTACTCCCCGCATAAGGGaaggcctgtatctccctctcatCTTCATTAATTTTGTCCaaccctgtcctcctccccactgGCAACCATTAGATTATTCTGCGTATTTATAAGTTtaattctgctttttctttattcatgctttaaaacactattttaaaaaataaaataaaataaaatactatttatgagtgggatcatatggtgttttatctttctctgacttatttcacttaccaaaaTACTCTCGTGCTCACTTTGGCAGTACATACACTTAGCAAAATACCTTCtatctccatccatgttgtctccaATGGCAAGATCCCACCCTTTTGCGGCCATGTAATGTTTATTCATTGTGCATATTTCCTTAGCCACTTGTCTGTTAATGGTTACTTAGGTTgctccatgtcttggctgttataaataatgcagcaataTACATAGGGATGTGTATATCATTTTGAGTTGGTGTTTTCATTTCCCCTGGTTAAATATCCAAGAGTgggattactagatcatatggtatttctattgttaaatttttgaggaacctccatactgttttccatggtggctgcaccagtttgcatccctgCCAGCCGTGCATGAGGgctcctttttcttcacatccttgccaacaacaCTCATCGTTTCTTGTGTTATTTAtcatagccattctgacagatgtgaggtgacgtgtggttttgatttgcattgtcCCTGATGATTAGAGATGttgaacatcaaaaaaaaaaaaaacctagttttTTCCAATAATTATTCATCCTTGATCTGACCAAAAACCTCGAGCACCTATAAGCATGTATCTGCTGTTTACTTCTTCCCTTGGCTCTTGATTTCTCCTGTTTATTAGCATGCAATTTTTTAACATTGAAACTAaacattatatttcaaaaattgtgAAGACAATTGGTGTAGTAAATCAACAGAGGTTCAGTTTTCTTGTAGCAGTACAAAAAAGTAGAGACAGATCATTTTGATCTCATTTAAGGACTATATTTAGGTATAAAAATAGCCTTGGTCAGTTTTGCCTGTTTCTGCAAGGCAACTCGTACTCCAGGAACACAGCCTTCTGAGTCTCACCCGCAAGCCTGGACAGTTCTCAGGGTCCCTCCCCTGTAGTGCCCTGGCTTCCTACTCTGCACTCCGTGAACCCTGTGCTCCTAAAACCTCTGCTCAGTGCTTTACACTCCTATTCTTACCTTCTACTGTATTTCTTGGGCTCTCATCTTACACATTAGTGGCTTAGAAATCAAAAAATGCCTTGAAGGGATATTGCATCATATTTGGAGCCTCActtctctgtggtcttcctctctCCAGGGTTTGTTTCTCAAACTCCAGCTTCTCTAGTAGCCACAAACACCAAATCTTTTATCTCCTCAGCAGAGAAATCACTGCCTTCTGCAGAGACTTcactcttccttccctccattctTTCCCACGCGCCTCCATATCCCCAGACGACACCGTCACCCAATGAATTGTCAAACGTCCTCAGGAAGAAGCACCCAAGGTGAGTGTGGAACTTGTTTCCTTGTCCTCCACTTCTGGGAATTGTGTCCTCTGAAGTCTTGCCTGTGCCGACTGTTCTCCAGTGACTCAAATGACGGTGTTGGGGCTTCTGTCCAGATTTCATGGTCACTTTTGGTGGAAAGGTTAGTGTGATACAAGCTTCTTAGTCACAACAATAACcagagaaattcttttctttgcttcAATCACATCTAAATTCCACGTGGTCTCACTTCCTTCACTTGCTGAACATGATCTTGTAGCAAAAATGCAGAGACAAGTGAGAGGCATGTGGGTACAGGGACCAGCATAAACACAAGTTTGGGGTACAgaccttctcttctttttattgcaAGCACCTCTAGATTCCCAAAGAGAAGGGGAAGCAGTGGAGTCCTGCTTACAGTAAAATCAGAGGTAACACTAGAACCACAGGGAACAAATTTAggcttttttttctgtataagaGAAGCTCAGCAATTGTAGGTCACCAAAAATATTTACACAAGAGGTATATAGTCACTTGGACTAGTTTTCCTTGAACTCCCTCCTAGAACCTAAATGAAAGGTCACTTTAATATTGAAATGTCTTTACCAATTCAACGACTTGATctgcagataaagaaaatgaaggttGGGAATCAGGGGTGGCAGGTTGAGGATAATGGCTTtattggtaaaaaacaaaaattgcctATTCACCACCCTTTTAACTAGTTGCTTTTTTGTTACCAACTAATCCTATATTTCTGTCTTTAGggcttttcaattattttcccaACAATAATTTAGGAAGTCTCAATCATTTGCCAGTTAAAGTTTCCTAACATACATAAAActtgggatgcgtgggtggctcagtggttgggcgtctgcctttggcccagggcatttggcgtctgcctttggcccagggcatgatcctggagtcctgggatcaagtcccacatcaggctcccggtgcatggagcctgcttctccctctgcctatgtctctacctctttatctctctctctctctctctctctctgtgtctctcatgaataaataaataaaatcttttaaaaaaatacataaaactctaTGAACAGTAAGAGAACAGAACAATATCccaataggaaaataaacaaaaggatatAGACAACATGCAGGAAAGATTCTTAAACATATGGAAAGAGCTCCAATTCATTCATAAAAAGATAAAGGTACAATAAGCCTATAATGGAATTTCATCTTTAACCCATCAGAGTGACAAAGATCAAGCAGTTTGATAAGCGCTGTGTGGCTGAGGATGGTGAAATGGCTTCTCTCGTGCTTGTTTGTGGAAGAATAAATTTCACAGGTTCTAAACAGCACAATTAGGCAACTTTGATCAAAATTTAGAAGACATACACCCTGCAACCCAGCAATCCAACTTCTAAGGTCCTCAGTAAAGAGATATTCTCACACATGTgggaaatgatgaaaatataagaatattcattacagtatttctttaagatttatttatttatttgttcatgagagacacacacagacaggcagagacacaggcagagggaggagcaggctccatgcagggagccggatgtgggactcgaccccgttctccaggatcaggccctgggctgaaggcggcgccaaaccgctgagccacccgggctgccctattcatTACAGTATTGCAGCAATAgcaaaatgttgagaaaaatGTCAGTTCCTATTAATAGCAGACTAGTTAAATAAGCTACAGTTcagtcatacaatggaatactgtcTTTGATCTTATAAAATGTGAAGTAGCTCGGGGATATGTAATATCATGTAATATCTCCAAGGTATATTTCGggacctattattatttttgaagtatagttgacatccAAGATATACCTGCTGAGTGAAGAAAGCAAGTTGAGTAGCTGAGTGTAACTACCTTTCATGTAAATGTATAAACTACCTCCTAAAGGAGATCTAGAAACTAATAACAGGGGTTGCTTCAGGTgaggagaatgaaactggaccactttccaacaccatacacaaaaaataaactcaacatggGTTAAAGACATAAATTTGAAACCTGAAGCCATAAatatcctaaaagaaaacataagcagtaatttctttgacatcagtcatTAGTAAcaattttctagatatgtctcctgaggcaagagaaacaaaaacaaaaataaactattgggactatgtctaaataaaaagcttttgcacagtgaaagaaaccataggtaagacaaaaaaataaccttcagacatacagatggccaacagacacatgaaaagatgttcaacatcactaatcatcagggaaatgcaaattaaaaccataatgagatatcaccttaggTCCATCTATTGATATCACCTTAGATttgtcagaacagctaaaaaaaaaaaaaaaaagataagaaataacaaagattggtgaggatgtggagaaaaagtaaCCCTTGTGCACCACTGGTGGCCATGTAAATTGATATGACcaatttggaaaacagtatgagggttcctcaaaaagttaataatagaaATACCATAGAATCCAATAATTCtagtactgggtatttaccccaaaaacactaattcaaaagatatatgtaccctccagtgttaattgcagcattatgATAGCCAAGATAATGGAAGCAGCTTAAGTGtctatcaataaatgaatggatcaagaagatggggggctgtatatttatatataatggaatattagccataaaaaaggatgagatcttgccatttgtgacaatggatggacctaaagggtattacgctatgtgaaataagtcaggcagagaaaatcaaataccatatgatttcacttatgtgtggaagctaaaaagcaaaacacatgaatagataaaaagcagaatcaaatctatgaatacagagaacaaactgatgatggCCAGAAAGGAGAAGAGTAGCAGGATGGGCAAAACGGGTGAAGGGGAATAGAAGACACAGGCTTccgttatggaatgagtaagtgatggaaataaaaggcacagaatagggaatatagtcaatgatgttATCATAGTGTTGTATGATGACACGACAGCTACACCTacggtgagcatagcataacgtATTATTTGACAAGCACTGAGTACCCTATGAAATCACTGAATTGCTCgctgtattatacacctgaaacaaatataacaccaTGTTGaccatactggaattaaaatttaaaaaataaataaagttgttgaatcactacattgtccCTGCAACTAACGTAACACTGGAGGTCAACTACAACtcgaagttaaaaataaataaattaatattttttaggaaaagaatATAAGTGCTTCTAGGAATTCCTCTGTAAGTCACTATATAACTAACTACTCCTAGAGAGTAATGAGCTCCCCAAAACAAAATGACTATAAAATATGACATGAATTAAAGtccaaattgaaatattttttcaaaatttttaggagggcacctgggaggctcagtcaggtaagccactaactcttgatttcagctcaggtcatgatctcggggctgtgggattgagccctacaacagactccacactgggtgttGGGGcccgcttgggattctctctccctttccctctgcccctccctcccagttCACATGCAAACATGtgcatgctctttttctctctctttcaaataataataattaaaataaaacaaaatctgtaGTAAACACAAGTTTTTGTAATAGAAAGCTGGATACTTCAATCTACCTTCCtgataagaataaagaaaaatactgaatctTTTAAATCTCtacaccaatgtggggcttgaactcaccaccgagatcaagagtggcatgctccacCTAccgagccagccaagcaccctgaaagatactgaattttaaaaataataataaaacttgaaagtGCTGACAATATGGAGAGACAACATGAAACTGctaggtcaattttttttttggaagtctgAGTGGTAAGCACTAAAGTCATTCAAGTTCAGAATGCACttgcctagggcagcccgggggcccagcagtttggcgccaccttcagcccagggcctggtcctggagacccgggatcgagtcccacgttgggctccctgcatggagactgcttctccctctgcctgtgtccctgcctctctctctctctctctctctt
This window harbors:
- the LOC144281577 gene encoding olfactory receptor 11G2-like, with product MKVSSTTNTSSTISSFILLGFPCSREGQLLLFGLFSVLYLLTLMGNGSIICAVCWDQRLHTPMYILLANFSFLEIWYVTSTVPNMLANFLSDTKVISFSGCFLQFYFFFSLGSTECFFLAIMAFDRYLAICRPLHYPTIMTGRLCARLVVSCWVLGFFWFLIPIIIISQMSFCGSRIIDHFLCDPGPLLALTCKKAPVVELVFSTLSPLPLIIPFLFIMGSYTLVLRAVLKVPSTAGRRKAFSTCGSHLAVASLFYGSVMVMYGSPTSEHEAGTQKIVTLFYSVVTPLLNPVIYSLRNKDMKHALKKLLGI